A region of uncultured Carboxylicivirga sp. DNA encodes the following proteins:
- a CDS encoding 4-hydroxyproline epimerase, translating into MAKKTFFCIDGHTCGNPVRVVAGGVPNLKGKSIFEKREHFLKEYDWIRTGLMFEPRGHEQMSGSMIFAPENPQNDAGILFIETSGCLPMCGHGTIGTVTIAIEEGLITPHTPGELRLETPAGLVLAKYKQNEKGKVVSVKIINVPSFLYKKGLTIESPDLGELLVDVAYGGNFYAIVDEQKNFSGLHHFTADELISYSGEIRRLLNEKYSFVHPQNEKINGLSHVLWTGNTISEEADARNAVFYGEKAIDRCPCGTGTSARMAQWYSLGKLEVGSSFLHESVIGSQFVGTVESDLKIGEYDAIVPGIEGWAKITGYNHIIIDDEDDPYAFGFRVVGKL; encoded by the coding sequence ATGGCGAAAAAAACATTTTTTTGTATCGACGGACATACCTGCGGGAATCCTGTAAGAGTTGTGGCCGGTGGTGTTCCAAACCTTAAAGGAAAAAGCATATTCGAAAAACGTGAGCATTTTTTAAAGGAATATGATTGGATCAGGACGGGTTTAATGTTTGAGCCTCGTGGTCATGAACAAATGTCGGGAAGCATGATATTTGCACCTGAGAATCCTCAGAATGATGCAGGTATATTGTTTATCGAAACCAGCGGCTGCCTGCCCATGTGCGGTCATGGAACCATTGGAACCGTTACCATAGCTATCGAAGAAGGCTTAATTACTCCTCATACTCCCGGTGAATTACGACTGGAAACTCCTGCAGGTCTGGTATTGGCTAAGTATAAGCAAAACGAGAAAGGCAAGGTGGTTTCTGTAAAAATCATTAATGTTCCATCCTTTTTGTATAAAAAAGGTCTCACCATTGAGAGCCCTGACTTGGGAGAGTTATTAGTGGATGTTGCTTACGGAGGTAACTTTTATGCCATTGTTGATGAACAGAAAAACTTCTCAGGTTTACATCATTTTACTGCCGATGAGTTAATCTCATATAGCGGTGAGATTAGGAGATTGTTGAATGAGAAATATAGTTTTGTGCATCCTCAGAATGAAAAAATCAATGGATTGAGTCATGTGCTATGGACAGGTAATACTATTAGTGAAGAGGCAGATGCACGTAATGCTGTGTTTTATGGTGAGAAAGCCATCGATCGTTGCCCTTGTGGAACAGGTACATCCGCTCGTATGGCTCAATGGTATTCATTGGGTAAGTTGGAGGTTGGTTCCTCTTTTTTACATGAAAGTGTGATTGGCAGTCAGTTTGTCGGTACGGTTGAGTCTGACTTAAAGATTGGAGAATATGATGCCATTGTGCCAGGAATTGAAGGTTGGGCTAAAATTACTGGATACAATCATATTATCATTGATGATGAAGATGATCCGTATGCATTTGGTTTCAGAGTAGTTGGTAAGTTATAG
- a CDS encoding FAD-dependent oxidoreductase, with the protein MKKKVLIIGAGAIGLHCAYYLHERGCEVEVIEASERGDESGCSYGNCGLIVPSHFVPMASPAMLHQGLKMIFDQKSPVYLPLVRNIKNIGWFSRFLLAANKSKVNKGIPVLYQLNNESHKLYRELDKISNHKSQYHHKGLLMMCTTDKGWDEEIELTKIANSLNIKTSVLSLPEVTEREPYLSLDIKGAVLYESDANISPDSHMRWLKSFLEESGVVFHYGAATEKIIINKGRISGVKAKDETFYADDYVLAAGVYSSAIARSIGLSLPIIAGKGYSIDIPSEEMPLKTPAILSEAKVALTPLNDRVRLGSGMEFGGRVGELRLKRIQSMLDQTSAAIPSIQPMKAEMQNVWEGLRPLSPTGVPYIGGSKSYKNLYVAAGHAMMGMSLAPITGKLISQHVMGEKPDIDLGSY; encoded by the coding sequence ATGAAAAAGAAGGTTTTGATTATTGGAGCCGGAGCTATAGGTCTACATTGTGCATATTATCTTCATGAACGTGGTTGTGAGGTTGAGGTTATTGAGGCTTCAGAGAGAGGAGATGAAAGTGGTTGCTCCTATGGCAATTGTGGATTGATTGTTCCCAGTCATTTTGTTCCTATGGCATCGCCGGCAATGCTTCATCAAGGGTTAAAAATGATTTTTGATCAGAAGAGTCCGGTTTACCTACCATTGGTTAGAAATATAAAAAATATTGGATGGTTCTCCCGATTTCTGCTTGCGGCTAATAAAAGTAAAGTAAATAAAGGTATTCCGGTTCTTTATCAGTTGAATAATGAAAGCCATAAATTATATCGAGAATTGGATAAAATATCCAATCACAAAAGTCAATATCATCACAAAGGATTATTGATGATGTGTACTACTGATAAAGGATGGGATGAAGAAATTGAGCTGACAAAAATTGCCAACTCATTAAATATAAAAACCAGTGTTTTAAGTTTGCCGGAAGTGACAGAAAGGGAACCTTATTTGTCGCTTGATATAAAAGGAGCGGTATTATATGAAAGTGACGCAAATATTTCACCTGATAGTCATATGCGCTGGTTGAAATCATTTCTGGAAGAGTCTGGTGTGGTTTTTCATTATGGAGCAGCTACCGAAAAGATCATAATTAATAAAGGGAGAATTAGTGGGGTGAAGGCCAAAGATGAGACATTTTATGCAGATGATTATGTTTTGGCAGCTGGTGTTTATTCTTCTGCAATAGCCCGATCCATTGGATTATCTTTGCCTATAATTGCAGGGAAAGGGTATAGTATTGACATACCATCAGAAGAAATGCCATTAAAGACTCCGGCTATTTTATCAGAAGCCAAGGTTGCTTTAACTCCCCTGAATGATAGAGTTAGATTGGGAAGTGGAATGGAATTTGGCGGAAGAGTGGGAGAGCTGAGACTGAAACGAATACAATCGATGCTGGACCAGACAAGTGCTGCAATTCCATCAATTCAACCAATGAAAGCTGAAATGCAAAACGTATGGGAAGGGTTGAGACCTCTGAGTCCAACAGGTGTACCTTATATTGGTGGTAGCAAGTCATATAAGAACCTATATGTGGCAGCAGGACATGCAATGATGGGAATGAGCCTGGCACCAATTACCGGTAAGCTAATCTCACAGCATGTGATGGGTGAAAAGCCAGATATTGATTTAGGAAGCTATTAA
- a CDS encoding geranylgeranylglyceryl/heptaprenylglyceryl phosphate synthase, producing MIYKQISDNFKQQKKQLALLLDPDKFGTEQMKSLSALLDLVTPDLLLVGGSLVSTDTYVFINELKKHIHLPVVLYPGSSTQYASNADAVLFLSLLSGRNPEYLISHHVASAPLIKANNTETISTGYLLIDGGCTTSVQYISHTLPIPANKNDIAIATALAGQYLGMKLIYMDAGSGAKNPVSAEMISSVKQQIDIPLMIGGGLNTSSKIETACKAGADIIVIGNALEKDLSLIKEFSEVIQSFN from the coding sequence ATGATTTATAAGCAGATATCAGATAATTTCAAGCAACAGAAAAAGCAACTTGCCTTACTGCTCGATCCGGATAAGTTCGGAACCGAACAGATGAAATCACTATCTGCGTTATTAGATCTTGTTACACCTGATTTACTTCTGGTTGGTGGCAGTCTCGTGAGTACCGACACTTATGTCTTTATTAATGAACTGAAGAAACATATTCATCTACCTGTAGTTTTATATCCTGGTTCTTCAACTCAATATGCATCTAATGCTGATGCTGTTTTGTTTCTGTCACTGTTATCCGGGCGCAATCCGGAATATCTGATCAGTCACCATGTGGCCAGTGCACCTTTAATCAAGGCTAACAATACTGAAACCATTTCGACAGGGTATTTATTGATTGACGGAGGTTGCACTACCTCAGTACAATACATCAGCCATACCTTACCTATTCCAGCTAACAAGAATGACATTGCCATAGCAACAGCCCTGGCTGGCCAATACCTGGGAATGAAACTTATTTATATGGATGCCGGCAGTGGAGCCAAAAATCCAGTTTCTGCCGAGATGATCTCATCCGTTAAGCAACAAATAGATATTCCTTTAATGATTGGCGGAGGATTGAACACTTCATCAAAAATTGAAACAGCTTGCAAAGCTGGTGCTGATATAATTGTAATAGGCAATGCCCTTGAAAAAGACCTTTCGCTGATTAAAGAGTTTAGTGAAGTAATACAATCATTCAATTAA
- a CDS encoding 4'-phosphopantetheinyl transferase superfamily protein has translation MPLEKIIEKNSQGKVVIWHLTESLENLLMMIHLSDSDQKVFDTFKLDKRKKEWICSRIILQQIINDYPQITYTDNGKPFLVNQSKHISISHATNFVAVSISDHPTALDIEICSPRVEKAASRFVHDEEWKFITDTEKVNFLTLIWSAKETLYKYFDEWGVVFKEHFRIHPFSICERGEFNSHCNYKHHDQDLILDYEITPDYALVYHINNTNDL, from the coding sequence ATGCCACTGGAAAAAATAATAGAAAAAAACTCACAAGGTAAAGTTGTCATCTGGCACTTAACAGAGAGCCTCGAAAATTTGCTGATGATGATTCATTTATCAGATTCTGATCAAAAGGTATTTGATACCTTTAAACTGGATAAGCGTAAGAAAGAATGGATTTGTTCTCGAATCATCCTGCAGCAAATCATTAACGATTATCCACAAATTACCTACACTGATAATGGTAAACCATTTCTGGTTAATCAATCAAAACACATCAGCATCTCGCATGCAACAAATTTTGTGGCCGTAAGTATATCAGACCACCCGACAGCACTGGATATTGAAATTTGCTCACCCCGAGTCGAAAAAGCAGCATCCCGCTTTGTACATGATGAGGAATGGAAATTTATTACAGATACAGAGAAAGTTAACTTCCTGACTTTAATCTGGTCAGCTAAAGAAACATTGTACAAATACTTTGATGAATGGGGTGTGGTTTTTAAAGAACATTTCCGCATTCATCCATTTAGTATATGCGAAAGAGGTGAATTCAATTCGCATTGCAATTACAAACACCATGATCAGGATCTTATTCTTGATTACGAAATAACTCCCGATTACGCATTAGTATATCATATAAACAACACAAATGATTTATAA
- the gldD gene encoding gliding motility lipoprotein GldD, which produces MRRGWTNSVMISLFAVTIIAILSSCRGHQSPKPRGYFRIEFPEHSYQLFDSTYPYKFEYPEYAKIVADTLPDAEAYWCNVSFPTLNGQIHLSYKTVGDRFYDLLEDSRKLAYKHSIKADAINERYFENPDKQVMGVLYEIKGNAASPFQFFVTDSTKHFLRGSLYFNTVPNKDSLAPVIQFVKEDIEHLIESIEWK; this is translated from the coding sequence ATGAGAAGAGGATGGACTAATTCAGTAATGATATCATTATTTGCAGTAACCATAATTGCGATCCTGTCATCATGCAGGGGACACCAATCCCCCAAACCAAGAGGGTATTTTAGAATAGAATTTCCTGAGCACAGTTACCAGCTATTCGACTCCACTTATCCTTATAAATTCGAATATCCTGAATATGCCAAAATAGTGGCCGACACATTACCTGACGCTGAAGCATATTGGTGTAATGTATCGTTCCCAACCTTAAATGGACAAATCCATTTAAGCTACAAAACAGTTGGCGACCGTTTTTACGATTTGTTGGAAGATAGTCGTAAGCTGGCATATAAACATAGTATTAAGGCAGATGCCATTAATGAGCGATATTTCGAAAATCCTGACAAACAAGTGATGGGTGTTTTATACGAGATTAAAGGCAATGCAGCTTCACCTTTTCAGTTTTTTGTAACCGACAGTACAAAGCATTTTTTAAGAGGTTCGTTATATTTTAATACGGTACCTAACAAAGATTCGCTGGCTCCGGTAATTCAATTCGTAAAGGAAGACATTGAGCATCTTATCGAGAGTATTGAATGGAAATAG
- the gldE gene encoding gliding motility-associated protein GldE, protein MEADSIPLIMQASVGIDFLPLSVSTAFVILLNLFFLLSSGLISGSEVAYFSLEPIDLDKLKEKKSRKNKLVLDHLDDKETLLATILIGNNFVNVAIVILTSFITSQLIVFNGNSLIQILVEIIFITSIILFFGEILPKVYASKSPLMFAGVMAYPLWVLTKILSPLSLILTKSTGFVNRRLSRRLKNLSMDDISHALELTGNDITEEKEILQGIVKFGNINVDEIMTARVDVIDVEIKSDYNKVLQTIIDSGYSRIPVFEDTPDNVKGVLYVKDLLAHLDNDPNFNWQKLIREAYYVPETKMLNDLLDEFQSRKIHMAIVVDEYGGTSGIVTLEDILEEIVGDINDELDDDEDFYTILPDGSYSFEAKTQINDFHKATNTDEDSFDDVRGEAETLAGLILELKGEIPQKNEKIEYKKFIFTILSVDNRRIKRIKFELKKEKKK, encoded by the coding sequence TTGGAAGCTGATAGTATTCCCCTTATAATGCAGGCAAGCGTAGGAATTGATTTTCTACCTTTATCGGTAAGTACTGCGTTTGTCATTCTCTTAAACCTCTTTTTCTTATTGTCTTCCGGACTGATTTCTGGTTCTGAAGTTGCATATTTCTCGCTTGAACCTATTGATCTGGACAAGTTAAAAGAGAAAAAATCGAGGAAAAACAAACTTGTTCTGGACCACCTTGATGATAAAGAGACTTTACTCGCTACCATACTGATAGGCAATAATTTTGTTAATGTTGCCATTGTAATACTAACCTCATTCATTACTAGTCAGCTGATTGTATTTAATGGTAACAGCCTGATTCAGATTCTTGTTGAGATCATTTTCATTACCTCAATAATATTGTTCTTTGGTGAGATATTGCCTAAAGTGTATGCCTCCAAATCGCCTTTAATGTTTGCCGGTGTAATGGCTTATCCATTATGGGTCCTTACAAAAATTCTTAGTCCGCTTAGTCTGATACTGACCAAATCAACAGGATTTGTTAATCGCAGATTATCGCGCAGATTAAAGAATCTTTCAATGGACGACATCTCTCATGCACTTGAATTAACCGGTAACGATATTACCGAGGAAAAAGAGATTTTACAGGGAATTGTTAAGTTCGGCAACATCAATGTTGATGAGATTATGACAGCCCGAGTGGATGTAATTGATGTTGAGATAAAAAGCGACTATAATAAAGTATTACAAACCATCATCGATTCAGGTTATTCACGCATACCAGTATTCGAAGACACTCCTGATAATGTTAAAGGAGTTTTGTACGTAAAAGACTTATTGGCTCATTTAGATAATGATCCTAATTTTAATTGGCAGAAACTGATCCGAGAAGCCTATTATGTACCGGAAACAAAGATGCTTAATGACCTATTGGATGAATTTCAATCGAGAAAAATTCATATGGCCATTGTGGTTGATGAGTACGGAGGTACATCGGGCATTGTAACACTGGAAGATATTCTGGAAGAAATTGTTGGGGACATCAATGATGAGCTGGATGATGATGAAGATTTTTACACCATCCTTCCGGACGGATCCTATAGTTTTGAAGCAAAAACTCAAATTAACGATTTCCATAAAGCTACCAACACAGATGAGGATTCATTTGATGATGTAAGAGGCGAAGCTGAAACGCTTGCCGGTCTGATTCTTGAACTGAAAGGTGAAATACCTCAAAAGAACGAAAAGATTGAATACAAGAAATTTATCTTCACCATCTTATCGGTTGATAACAGAAGGATTAAGAGGATAAAATTTGAGCTGAAAAAGGAGAAAAAGAAATGA
- a CDS encoding single-stranded DNA-binding protein: MSVNKVILVGNVGKDPEVRHFENDGAVANFPLATTERGYTTRNGQEIPDRTEWHNIVVWRGLAKVVESYVKKGTQIYIEGKLRTRSYDDKDGNKRYVTDIYADNLQLLGRRGESTSNGDSGMGGQQFATPQSQTISSPPQNDDFLKEDETDDLPF, encoded by the coding sequence TTTTAGTAGGAAACGTAGGGAAAGATCCTGAAGTAAGACACTTCGAAAACGATGGTGCTGTAGCCAACTTTCCACTGGCAACTACCGAACGCGGTTATACCACACGCAATGGACAGGAAATTCCGGATAGAACCGAATGGCATAACATTGTTGTATGGCGAGGCTTAGCCAAGGTAGTAGAAAGTTATGTAAAAAAAGGCACTCAAATTTATATCGAAGGAAAGCTTAGAACACGTTCATACGACGACAAAGATGGAAATAAGCGTTATGTAACTGATATATATGCTGATAATTTGCAATTATTAGGAAGACGCGGTGAAAGCACAAGTAATGGTGATTCAGGAATGGGTGGCCAACAATTTGCTACGCCTCAATCACAGACTATTTCTTCTCCTCCTCAAAACGATGATTTTTTGAAGGAAGATGAAACGGATGATCTGCCATTTTAG